A single genomic interval of Antechinus flavipes isolate AdamAnt ecotype Samford, QLD, Australia chromosome 1, AdamAnt_v2, whole genome shotgun sequence harbors:
- the CAMSAP3 gene encoding calmodulin-regulated spectrin-associated protein 3 isoform X2, with the protein MVEAAPAGPGPLRKTFLVPEIKPLDQYDFPRAKTAASLAWVLRAAFGGAEHVPSELWEPFYTDQYAQEHVKPPVTRLLLSAELYCRAWRLALPKLEAPPGPAALLTLLARRGLTPTLPDRPVREADLRHQPILMGAHLAVIDALMTAFASEWTASLPVPAAPGSWEHKLLLWVDSTMRRLQELTEREAAQRTPVPPADSAAQPSHAVAFCLKESGSKPPVIRYRKDRAVARRAPCFPVVSGLQDLASGAALAAIIHCYCPQLLRLEDVCLKDTMSVADSLYNLQLVQDFCAARLPGGCPLALEDLLYVPPLLKTNVAVLLAELFLCFEVLKPDFVRPKELPDGRGSSPGVSEASTPPSGNGASSPVFNFRHPLLSPGGPQSPLRRSSGSLQSSPSMTHIEAFGKAWNRQLSRPLSQAVSFSTPFGLDSDVDVVMGDPVLLRSASSDSLGPPRVSASQPPPEPAPEPGDLPTIEEALQIIHSAEPRLLPDGAADGGFYLHSPEGPSKPTLSSSYPSETSKPPAYYPHPEGGSKASKPPLASSYPPGEASKPVPPEGSPATPTHSEVRMTSFAERKKQLVKPEGRAGEEAGAGGPPEAPPEALSSEMSELGARLEEKRRAIEAQKRRIEAIFAKHRQRLGKSAFLQVQRREAGSENDGDGVDADGGSGTPAAEGTPGSGPGERPAGEGRGEPSERPKTVTFSPEVGAGRLSEEGLGDYNRAVSKLSAALSSLQRDMQRLTDQQQRLLREPEHPGPGPPAAAWIIPGPAGPRAPSPAPARRAPPPRSPQPPPRRASVPAPTPAPRSPKHARPAELRLAPLTRVLTPPHDVDTLPHLRKFSPSQVPVQTRSSILFDEDQPGPGPSKPEPEPGPKPGEAPAEPLAGAATPSGRPGLIEIPLGSLDSDGDGSPPGGEDSLEEAVNGEPRTGVGFFYKDEEKPEDEMAQKRASLLERQQRRADEARRRKQWLEVEKEQKKEEAARLAQEERARVGAGASLEEEGPSRRGDFTRQEYERRAQLKLMDDLEKVLRPRGMGGGPGRGGARRPPRPRSGCCDDSALGRSPRGLLGSRLSKVYSQSTLSLSTVANDSSNNLGVKRPTSRAPSPSGLMSPSRLLGNRDRDWENGSTASSPASVPEYTGPKLYKEPSAKSNKYIIHNALAHCCLAGKVNESHKNRILEEIEKSKANHFLILFRDSSCQFRALYTFSGETEEMSRLAGYGPRTITKSMVEGIYKYNSDRKRFTQIPAKTMSMSVDAITIQGHFWQTKKPSTPKKPSTPK; encoded by the exons ATGGTGGAGGCGGCGCCCGCCGGCCCCGGGCCGCTGCGGAAAACCTTTCTAGTGCCCGAGATCAAGCCACTGGATCAGTACGACTTCCCGCGGGCCAAGACTGCCGCCAGCCTGGCCTGGGTGCTGCGGGCCGCCTTCGGGGGCGCAG AGCACGTGCCTTCGGAGCTGTGGGAGCCGTTCTACACGGACCAGTACGCCCAGGAGCACGTGAAGCCTCCGGTGACGCGGCTGCTTCTCTCGGCCGAGCTGTATTGCCGGGCCTGGCGGCTGGCACTGCCCAAGCTGGAGGCCCCGCCCGGTCCCGCCGCCCTCTTGACGCTGCTGGCCCGGCGGGGTCTGACCCCGACCCTGCCCGATCGGCCCGTGCGGGAGGCCGACCTGCGGCATCAGCCCATTCTGATG GGTGCCCACTTGGCTGTGATCGATGCCCTCATGACGGCCTTCGCCTCAGAGTGGACCGCCTCCCTGCCCGTCCCTGCGGCTCCGGGCAGCTGGGAGCACAAGCTCCTTCTCTGGGTGGACTCG ACCATGCGGCGACTACAGGAGCTGACCGAGCGGGAGGCGGCCCAGAGAACCCCTGTGCCCCCAGCGGACAGCGCTGCCCAGCCCTCG CACGCCGTTGCCTTCTGTTTGAAGGAGTCAGGGAGCAAACCCCCTGTG ATCCGGTACCGAAAGGACCGGGCCGTGGCCCGCAGGGCCCCCTGTTTCCCCGTGGTGTCGGGTCTCCAGGACTTGGCCAGCGGAGCCGCCCTAGCTGCCATCATCCACTGCTACTGCCCCCAGCTGCTGAGGCTTGAGG ATGTGTGCCTGAAGGACACCATGTCTGTGGCCGACAGTCTGTACAATTTGCAGCTAGTCCAGGACTTCTGTGCTGCCCGCTTGCCGGGGGGCTGCCCCCTGGCTCTGGAGGACTTGCTGTATGTGCCGCCCCTCCTCAAG ACTAACGTGGCCGTGCTGCTAGCTGAGCTGTTCCTGTGCTTTGAGGTGCTGAAGCCAGACTTTGTGAGGCCCAAGGAGCTGCCGGATGGGCGAG gttcctctCCTGGGGTCAGCGAAGCCTCTACTCCACCGAGCGGCAACGGAGCCAG CTCCCCTGTTTTCAATTTCCGGCACCCACTTCTGTCTCCAGGGGGGCCACAGTCCCCTCTCCGTAGGTCATCAG GTTCCTTACAGTCCTCTCCCTCCATGACCCACATAGAAGCTTTTGGGAAGGCATGGAACCGGCAACTCAG CCGCCCCCTGTCCCAGGCTGTATCCTTCAGCACTCCCTTTGGCCTGGACAGCGACGTGGACGTGGTCATGGGGGACCCAGTGCTGTTACGCTCTGCCAGTTCCGACAGCCTGGGCCCCCCAAGGGTTTCAGCGTCGCAGCCTCCCCCAGAGCCAGCCCCGGAGCCTGGGGACCTCCCCACCATAGAAGAAGCCCTGCAGATCATCCATAGTGCTGAGCCCCGCCTGCTCCCGGATGGGGCTGCTGATGGCGGCTTCTATCTCCATTCCCCCGAGGGACCCTCCAAACCCACTCTGTCTTCATCGTACCCCTCCGAGACCTCAAAGCCTCCTGCTTACTACCCTCACCCGGAGGGGGGCTCGAAGGCCTCCAAGCCGCCCTTGGCTTCATCCTACCCGCCTGGAGAGGCCTCTAAGCCCGTCCCGCCCGAGGGCTCCCCAGCAACTCCCACCCACTCCGAAGTGCGCATGACCAGCTTTGCTGAGAGGAAGAAGCAGCTGGTGAAGCCGGAGGGCCGGGCCGGGGAGGAGGCTGGGGCGGGGGGCCCTCCCGAGGCCCCTCCCGAGGCCCTGAGCTCAGAGATGAGCGAGCTGGGCGCGAGGCTGGAGGAGAAACGGCGCGCCATCGAGGCTCAGAAACGGCGCATCGAGGCCATCTTTGCCAAGCACCGGCAGCGGCTGGGCAAGAGCGCCTTCCTGCAGGTGCAGCGGCGAGAGGCCGGCAGCGAGAACGACGGCGATGGCGTGGATGCGGACGGTGGCTCTGGCACGCCGGCGGCCGAAGGGACCCCGGGCTCCGGCCCCGGGGAGAGGCCAGCCGGGGAGGGCCGAGGAGAGCCCTCCGAAAGGCCCAAGACGGTGACCTTTTCTCCGGAGGTGGGAGCCGGCCGGCTTTCGGAGGAGGGCCTGGGGGACTATAACCGGGCGGTCAGCAAGCTGAGCGCGGCCCTGAGCTCTTTGCAGCGGGACATGCAGCGGCTCACGGACCAACAGCAGCGGCTCCTGCGGGAGCCCGAGCACCCCGGGCCGGGGCCCCCCGCCGCTGCCTGGATCATCCCCGGCCCTGCCGGGCCGCGGGCTCCCTCCCCAGCCCCTGCCCGCCGCGCCCCACCCCCCCGATCGCCCCAGCCTCCCCCGCGCCGAGCCTCGGTCCCCGCTCCCACCCCGGCTCCCCGGAGCCCCAAACACGCCCGGCCCGCAGAGCTTCGGCTGGCCCCCTTGACTCGGGTACTGACCCCCCCGCACGATGTGGACACGCTCCCCCACCTGCGCAAGTTCTCCCCGTCCCAGGTCCCCGTCCAGACCCGTTCGTCTATCCTCTTTGACGAGGATCAGCCTGGCCCTGGCCCCTCGAAGCCGGAGCCTGAGCCCGGACCCAAGCCGGGAGAGGCACCTGCGGAGCCCCTGGCAGGGGCCGCCACCCCCTCCGGCCGGCCCGGCCTCATCGAGATCCCCCTGGGGAGCCTGGACAGTGACGGAGACGGGAGCCCCCCCGGAGGGGAAGACTCTCTGGAGGAGGCCGTGAACGGCGAGCCCCGGACTGGAGTGGGTTTCTTCTACAAG GACGAAGAGAAGCCAGAAGATGAGATGGCCCAGAAGCGGGCCAGCCTGCTGGAGCGGCAGCAGCGGCGGGCAGATGAGGCGCGGAGGCGGAAGCAGTGGCTCGAGGTGGAGAAGGAGCAGAAAAAGGAGGAGGCGGCGAG GTTGGCCCAGGAAGAGAGGGCCCGAGTTGGAGCCGGGGCCAGCCTGGAAGAGGAGGGCCCATCCCGGAGAGGGGACTTTACACGACAAGAATATGAGAGACGGGCACAACTCAAGTTGATGGATGACCTGGAAAAAGTACTACGACCTCGAGGGATGGGGGGTGGGCCTGGAAGAGGGGGTGCCCGTCGGCCCCCTCGACCTCGATCCGGCTGCTGTGATGATTCGGCCCTGGGCCGCAGTCCCCGAGGTCTCTTGG GATCCCGACTTAGTAAAGTGTACTCTCAGTCCACCCTGTCCCTTTCCACTGTGGCCAACGATTCTTCCAACAACCTTGGGGTAAAAAGGCCCACATCCAG GGCTCCTTCTCCATCGGGCCTCATGTCCCCCAGTCGCCTGTTGGGTAACCGTGATCGGGATTGGGAAAATGGGAGTACTGCTTCATCACCAGCCTCTGTCCCAGAATACACAG GTCCCAAGCTGTACAAGGAGCCCAGTGCCAAGTCCAACAAGTACATCATCCACAACGCGTTGGCCCACTGCTGCCTGGCTGGCAAGGTCAACGAATCTCACAAGAACCGTATCCTGGAG GAAATCGAGAAGAGCAAAGCCAACCATTTCCTGATCCTCTTCCGGGACTCGAGCTGCCAGTTCCGAGCACTGTACACCTTCTCTGGGGAGACGGAGGAGATGTCCCGGCTGGCCGGCTACGGCCCCCGCACCATCACCAAGTCCATGGTCGAGGGGATCTACAAGTACAACTCGGACCGGAAACGTTTCACGCAGATTCCCGCCAAGACCATGTCCATGAGCGTGGATGCCATCACCATCCAGGGCCACTTCTGGCAGACCAAGAAGCCCAGTACCCCAAAGAAGCCCAGCACCCCTAAATAG
- the CAMSAP3 gene encoding calmodulin-regulated spectrin-associated protein 3 isoform X3 → MVEAAPAGPGPLRKTFLVPEIKPLDQYDFPRAKTAASLAWVLRAAFGGAEHVPSELWEPFYTDQYAQEHVKPPVTRLLLSAELYCRAWRLALPKLEAPPGPAALLTLLARRGLTPTLPDRPVREADLRHQPILMGAHLAVIDALMTAFASEWTASLPVPAAPGSWEHKLLLWVDSTMRRLQELTEREAAQRTPVPPADSAAQPSCPTRWYWKLVPIRYRKDRAVARRAPCFPVVSGLQDLASGAALAAIIHCYCPQLLRLEDVCLKDTMSVADSLYNLQLVQDFCAARLPGGCPLALEDLLYVPPLLKTNVAVLLAELFLCFEVLKPDFVRPKELPDGRGSSPGVSEASTPPSGNGASSPVFNFRHPLLSPGGPQSPLRRSSGSLQSSPSMTHIEAFGKAWNRQLSRPLSQAVSFSTPFGLDSDVDVVMGDPVLLRSASSDSLGPPRVSASQPPPEPAPEPGDLPTIEEALQIIHSAEPRLLPDGAADGGFYLHSPEGPSKPTLSSSYPSETSKPPAYYPHPEGGSKASKPPLASSYPPGEASKPVPPEGSPATPTHSEVRMTSFAERKKQLVKPEGRAGEEAGAGGPPEAPPEALSSEMSELGARLEEKRRAIEAQKRRIEAIFAKHRQRLGKSAFLQVQRREAGSENDGDGVDADGGSGTPAAEGTPGSGPGERPAGEGRGEPSERPKTVTFSPEVGAGRLSEEGLGDYNRAVSKLSAALSSLQRDMQRLTDQQQRLLREPEHPGPGPPAAAWIIPGPAGPRAPSPAPARRAPPPRSPQPPPRRASVPAPTPAPRSPKHARPAELRLAPLTRVLTPPHDVDTLPHLRKFSPSQVPVQTRSSILFDEDQPGPGPSKPEPEPGPKPGEAPAEPLAGAATPSGRPGLIEIPLGSLDSDGDGSPPGGEDSLEEAVNGEPRTGVGFFYKDEEKPEDEMAQKRASLLERQQRRADEARRRKQWLEVEKEQKKEEAARLAQEERARVGAGASLEEEGPSRRGDFTRQEYERRAQLKLMDDLEKVLRPRGMGGGPGRGGARRPPRPRSGCCDDSALGRSPRGLLGSRLSKVYSQSTLSLSTVANDSSNNLGVKRPTSRAPSPSGLMSPSRLLGNRDRDWENGSTASSPASVPEYTGPKLYKEPSAKSNKYIIHNALAHCCLAGKVNESHKNRILEEIEKSKANHFLILFRDSSCQFRALYTFSGETEEMSRLAGYGPRTITKSMVEGIYKYNSDRKRFTQIPAKTMSMSVDAITIQGHFWQTKKPSTPKKPSTPK, encoded by the exons ATGGTGGAGGCGGCGCCCGCCGGCCCCGGGCCGCTGCGGAAAACCTTTCTAGTGCCCGAGATCAAGCCACTGGATCAGTACGACTTCCCGCGGGCCAAGACTGCCGCCAGCCTGGCCTGGGTGCTGCGGGCCGCCTTCGGGGGCGCAG AGCACGTGCCTTCGGAGCTGTGGGAGCCGTTCTACACGGACCAGTACGCCCAGGAGCACGTGAAGCCTCCGGTGACGCGGCTGCTTCTCTCGGCCGAGCTGTATTGCCGGGCCTGGCGGCTGGCACTGCCCAAGCTGGAGGCCCCGCCCGGTCCCGCCGCCCTCTTGACGCTGCTGGCCCGGCGGGGTCTGACCCCGACCCTGCCCGATCGGCCCGTGCGGGAGGCCGACCTGCGGCATCAGCCCATTCTGATG GGTGCCCACTTGGCTGTGATCGATGCCCTCATGACGGCCTTCGCCTCAGAGTGGACCGCCTCCCTGCCCGTCCCTGCGGCTCCGGGCAGCTGGGAGCACAAGCTCCTTCTCTGGGTGGACTCG ACCATGCGGCGACTACAGGAGCTGACCGAGCGGGAGGCGGCCCAGAGAACCCCTGTGCCCCCAGCGGACAGCGCTGCCCAGCCCTCG TGCCCCACCCGCTGGTACTGGAAGCTCGTTCCC ATCCGGTACCGAAAGGACCGGGCCGTGGCCCGCAGGGCCCCCTGTTTCCCCGTGGTGTCGGGTCTCCAGGACTTGGCCAGCGGAGCCGCCCTAGCTGCCATCATCCACTGCTACTGCCCCCAGCTGCTGAGGCTTGAGG ATGTGTGCCTGAAGGACACCATGTCTGTGGCCGACAGTCTGTACAATTTGCAGCTAGTCCAGGACTTCTGTGCTGCCCGCTTGCCGGGGGGCTGCCCCCTGGCTCTGGAGGACTTGCTGTATGTGCCGCCCCTCCTCAAG ACTAACGTGGCCGTGCTGCTAGCTGAGCTGTTCCTGTGCTTTGAGGTGCTGAAGCCAGACTTTGTGAGGCCCAAGGAGCTGCCGGATGGGCGAG gttcctctCCTGGGGTCAGCGAAGCCTCTACTCCACCGAGCGGCAACGGAGCCAG CTCCCCTGTTTTCAATTTCCGGCACCCACTTCTGTCTCCAGGGGGGCCACAGTCCCCTCTCCGTAGGTCATCAG GTTCCTTACAGTCCTCTCCCTCCATGACCCACATAGAAGCTTTTGGGAAGGCATGGAACCGGCAACTCAG CCGCCCCCTGTCCCAGGCTGTATCCTTCAGCACTCCCTTTGGCCTGGACAGCGACGTGGACGTGGTCATGGGGGACCCAGTGCTGTTACGCTCTGCCAGTTCCGACAGCCTGGGCCCCCCAAGGGTTTCAGCGTCGCAGCCTCCCCCAGAGCCAGCCCCGGAGCCTGGGGACCTCCCCACCATAGAAGAAGCCCTGCAGATCATCCATAGTGCTGAGCCCCGCCTGCTCCCGGATGGGGCTGCTGATGGCGGCTTCTATCTCCATTCCCCCGAGGGACCCTCCAAACCCACTCTGTCTTCATCGTACCCCTCCGAGACCTCAAAGCCTCCTGCTTACTACCCTCACCCGGAGGGGGGCTCGAAGGCCTCCAAGCCGCCCTTGGCTTCATCCTACCCGCCTGGAGAGGCCTCTAAGCCCGTCCCGCCCGAGGGCTCCCCAGCAACTCCCACCCACTCCGAAGTGCGCATGACCAGCTTTGCTGAGAGGAAGAAGCAGCTGGTGAAGCCGGAGGGCCGGGCCGGGGAGGAGGCTGGGGCGGGGGGCCCTCCCGAGGCCCCTCCCGAGGCCCTGAGCTCAGAGATGAGCGAGCTGGGCGCGAGGCTGGAGGAGAAACGGCGCGCCATCGAGGCTCAGAAACGGCGCATCGAGGCCATCTTTGCCAAGCACCGGCAGCGGCTGGGCAAGAGCGCCTTCCTGCAGGTGCAGCGGCGAGAGGCCGGCAGCGAGAACGACGGCGATGGCGTGGATGCGGACGGTGGCTCTGGCACGCCGGCGGCCGAAGGGACCCCGGGCTCCGGCCCCGGGGAGAGGCCAGCCGGGGAGGGCCGAGGAGAGCCCTCCGAAAGGCCCAAGACGGTGACCTTTTCTCCGGAGGTGGGAGCCGGCCGGCTTTCGGAGGAGGGCCTGGGGGACTATAACCGGGCGGTCAGCAAGCTGAGCGCGGCCCTGAGCTCTTTGCAGCGGGACATGCAGCGGCTCACGGACCAACAGCAGCGGCTCCTGCGGGAGCCCGAGCACCCCGGGCCGGGGCCCCCCGCCGCTGCCTGGATCATCCCCGGCCCTGCCGGGCCGCGGGCTCCCTCCCCAGCCCCTGCCCGCCGCGCCCCACCCCCCCGATCGCCCCAGCCTCCCCCGCGCCGAGCCTCGGTCCCCGCTCCCACCCCGGCTCCCCGGAGCCCCAAACACGCCCGGCCCGCAGAGCTTCGGCTGGCCCCCTTGACTCGGGTACTGACCCCCCCGCACGATGTGGACACGCTCCCCCACCTGCGCAAGTTCTCCCCGTCCCAGGTCCCCGTCCAGACCCGTTCGTCTATCCTCTTTGACGAGGATCAGCCTGGCCCTGGCCCCTCGAAGCCGGAGCCTGAGCCCGGACCCAAGCCGGGAGAGGCACCTGCGGAGCCCCTGGCAGGGGCCGCCACCCCCTCCGGCCGGCCCGGCCTCATCGAGATCCCCCTGGGGAGCCTGGACAGTGACGGAGACGGGAGCCCCCCCGGAGGGGAAGACTCTCTGGAGGAGGCCGTGAACGGCGAGCCCCGGACTGGAGTGGGTTTCTTCTACAAG GACGAAGAGAAGCCAGAAGATGAGATGGCCCAGAAGCGGGCCAGCCTGCTGGAGCGGCAGCAGCGGCGGGCAGATGAGGCGCGGAGGCGGAAGCAGTGGCTCGAGGTGGAGAAGGAGCAGAAAAAGGAGGAGGCGGCGAG GTTGGCCCAGGAAGAGAGGGCCCGAGTTGGAGCCGGGGCCAGCCTGGAAGAGGAGGGCCCATCCCGGAGAGGGGACTTTACACGACAAGAATATGAGAGACGGGCACAACTCAAGTTGATGGATGACCTGGAAAAAGTACTACGACCTCGAGGGATGGGGGGTGGGCCTGGAAGAGGGGGTGCCCGTCGGCCCCCTCGACCTCGATCCGGCTGCTGTGATGATTCGGCCCTGGGCCGCAGTCCCCGAGGTCTCTTGG GATCCCGACTTAGTAAAGTGTACTCTCAGTCCACCCTGTCCCTTTCCACTGTGGCCAACGATTCTTCCAACAACCTTGGGGTAAAAAGGCCCACATCCAG GGCTCCTTCTCCATCGGGCCTCATGTCCCCCAGTCGCCTGTTGGGTAACCGTGATCGGGATTGGGAAAATGGGAGTACTGCTTCATCACCAGCCTCTGTCCCAGAATACACAG GTCCCAAGCTGTACAAGGAGCCCAGTGCCAAGTCCAACAAGTACATCATCCACAACGCGTTGGCCCACTGCTGCCTGGCTGGCAAGGTCAACGAATCTCACAAGAACCGTATCCTGGAG GAAATCGAGAAGAGCAAAGCCAACCATTTCCTGATCCTCTTCCGGGACTCGAGCTGCCAGTTCCGAGCACTGTACACCTTCTCTGGGGAGACGGAGGAGATGTCCCGGCTGGCCGGCTACGGCCCCCGCACCATCACCAAGTCCATGGTCGAGGGGATCTACAAGTACAACTCGGACCGGAAACGTTTCACGCAGATTCCCGCCAAGACCATGTCCATGAGCGTGGATGCCATCACCATCCAGGGCCACTTCTGGCAGACCAAGAAGCCCAGTACCCCAAAGAAGCCCAGCACCCCTAAATAG